Proteins co-encoded in one Halococcoides cellulosivorans genomic window:
- a CDS encoding type II toxin-antitoxin system RatA family toxin — protein MPVIEARTVVRAPPDAVFDLLVDFPGYAGYSEYLQSVDRRGSGGAGTRYRLEFGWWRFSYAVRSEVLAVERPHRIDWQIVDGLDAQGFWRVEDASDAREKPASRIVFRVSYAPGTADLGRLDLPRVVSLETVVDRLRPVIEAEVERVVERVVADLEGTRRSVSVTVETDPDG, from the coding sequence GTGCCCGTCATCGAGGCCCGGACGGTCGTCCGCGCCCCGCCGGACGCCGTTTTCGATCTACTCGTGGACTTTCCGGGCTACGCCGGCTATTCGGAGTATCTCCAGTCGGTCGATCGGCGTGGCTCCGGCGGGGCGGGGACGCGCTATCGCCTCGAATTCGGTTGGTGGCGGTTCAGCTATGCGGTCCGCTCGGAGGTCCTGGCGGTCGAGCGGCCCCACCGCATCGACTGGCAAATCGTCGACGGTCTCGACGCCCAGGGCTTCTGGCGGGTCGAAGACGCCTCGGACGCACGCGAGAAGCCTGCATCGCGGATCGTCTTTCGGGTGAGCTACGCGCCCGGGACGGCCGATCTGGGCCGGCTCGATCTTCCTCGGGTCGTCTCCCTCGAAACGGTCGTCGATCGACTCCGGCCGGTGATCGAAGCCGAGGTCGAACGCGTCGTCGAGCGTGTCGTGGCGGATCTGGAGGGCACCCGGCGGTCGGTGTCGGTGACCGTCGAGACCGACCCCGACGGCTGA
- a CDS encoding HD domain-containing protein — protein MSQDAGETGRTYEPAATHAFPDERVNRVLEYLDADDEIQAYLEAQNVNPVTRKGYNDHGPTHISIVRNRALCLYDLLKDADVAFNGARDQGLSEADEAVIVALAATLHDIGHVVHRDGHALYSIPLAADVLDRVLADLPFYDVAESVRIKGEVLHAILGHDTDQRPLTTEAGVVRVSDALDMEEGRSRMPYEHGSRGINTVSSQAIERVNLRAGDDSPVLVEIEMTNAAGVYQVDNLLKAKLQDSGIEPFVRIVALNVGDGADHIVERIEL, from the coding sequence ATGAGTCAGGACGCCGGCGAGACCGGCCGGACCTACGAGCCTGCGGCGACACACGCCTTTCCCGACGAGCGTGTCAATCGTGTGCTGGAGTATCTCGATGCGGACGACGAAATCCAGGCCTATCTCGAGGCTCAGAACGTCAACCCCGTCACGCGCAAGGGGTACAACGACCACGGCCCCACCCACATCTCGATCGTCAGGAATCGCGCGCTCTGTCTGTACGACCTGCTCAAAGACGCCGACGTCGCCTTCAACGGCGCCCGCGATCAGGGGCTGAGCGAGGCCGATGAGGCGGTCATCGTCGCACTCGCGGCGACACTCCACGACATCGGCCACGTCGTCCATCGTGACGGCCACGCGCTGTATTCGATCCCGCTCGCCGCGGACGTCCTCGATCGGGTGCTCGCGGATCTCCCCTTTTACGACGTCGCCGAGAGCGTCCGGATCAAGGGTGAAGTGCTCCACGCCATCCTGGGTCACGACACCGACCAGCGCCCACTGACGACCGAGGCGGGTGTCGTCCGGGTCAGTGACGCCCTCGACATGGAAGAGGGCCGCTCGCGGATGCCCTACGAGCACGGCAGTCGGGGGATCAACACGGTCTCCAGCCAGGCCATCGAGCGCGTCAATCTCCGTGCGGGCGACGACTCGCCCGTCCTCGTCGAAATCGAGATGACCAACGCCGCCGGGGTCTATCAGGTCGACAATTTGCTGAAAGCCAAACTTCAGGATTCGGGCATCGAACCGTTCGTCCGGATCGTCGCGCTCAACGTCGGCGACGGGGCCGATCACATCGTCGAGCGGATCGAACTGTAG
- a CDS encoding redoxin domain-containing protein, with protein MARTGDAAPDFSAPLANGDIESFMLSDRLADEAPIVLAFFPGAFTSVCSHELNELQARLDEFEDAGATLYGLSVDSPFALNAFREDLGVEFGLLSDNESEIVQDYDAAMDFDDLGVYNVAKRSVFVIDASGEITYDWVSDDPGVEPDYDEVVAAAEEAGAPAAE; from the coding sequence ATGGCACGAACTGGCGACGCCGCCCCCGACTTCTCGGCACCGCTCGCGAACGGCGACATCGAGTCGTTCATGCTGTCCGATCGTCTCGCCGACGAGGCCCCGATCGTCCTTGCATTCTTCCCCGGCGCATTCACGTCGGTCTGCAGCCACGAACTCAACGAACTCCAGGCCCGTCTGGACGAGTTCGAGGACGCTGGCGCGACGCTGTACGGCCTCAGCGTGGACTCGCCGTTCGCCCTGAACGCCTTCCGGGAGGACCTCGGCGTGGAGTTCGGTCTCCTGAGCGACAACGAGAGCGAGATCGTCCAGGACTACGACGCCGCGATGGACTTCGACGATCTGGGCGTCTACAACGTCGCGAAGCGATCGGTGTTCGTCATCGACGCGTCCGGCGAGATCACCTACGACTGGGTCAGCGACGACCCCGGCGTCGAACCCGACTACGACGAGGTGGTCGCGGCGGCCGAAGAGGCTGGGGCCCCGGCGGCCGAGTGA
- a CDS encoding DEAD/DEAH box helicase, with protein MAESARGDPAAFAALGERVRRALSDRGFETPTEPQRKAIGPIANGEHTLVVAPTGTGKTETAMLPVFDALAGTSRFGIGALYVTPLRALNRDMQDRLEWWGERLDLDIQVRHGDTSDYQRRKQATDPPDVLVTTPESLQAMLTGERMREALADLSHVVVDEVHELAASKRGAQLAVGLERVREVAGPSQRIGLSATVGDPDAVGAFLTGDRGCRVVEIDVGSRLAVEVVQPDPTDRDERVAAAIGTDPETASHVRVMADRVADNRGTLIFVNTRSTAEALAARFARLADSDAGPDIGVGVHHGSLAREARHDVEDTFKAGDLDGLICTSSMELGIDVGHVDHVVQYRSPREVRRLLQRVGRAGHRRDQESRGTVVTDRPEDSLEALAIGRRAHAGLVEPAKIHHGSRDTLANQVAGLVMDFGEIEAGRAYEILTRATPFADVDPETVRAIVRQLARNNVVWLEEDADLISKRSGTWQYFYENLSMIPDEATYDVRDQTAGRQVGTLDEEFVRQSATPGTTFVQQGKLWRVAEVDDDRETVTVTPIEDPGGDVPAWTGQEIPVPEPVAREVGELRRVVTDQYGDGGTTAAIAADLADRYPARPTTIERAIADLSEQSAPVPSDRTITIEGSGREISIVAHLGHLGAAALGRIVAALLGQQTGSSIGMDADPYRIDLELPPRADVTDVRRVLEETDPDHVRPLLELSVEGADALAFRLQSVARTFGALKDWRTSGSARIGGERLHDAFEDSPIYEEAIREFFHEELDADAASDALRAIQSGERDLAIVGEHTPIGTAGRDGYSEFLRPEEADADVIETLKDRLAEDEIRLFCVHCEEFERRKPIKRVRDQPECPQCGSTRIAACNPWDEATPAAVRATEKDSEQQRATRQAFRRADLVQSHGKRAVIALAGRGVGPENAARIINKWREDETEFYRDILDREREYARTKSFWD; from the coding sequence ATGGCAGAGTCGGCGCGCGGGGATCCGGCGGCGTTCGCGGCGCTCGGTGAGCGCGTCCGCCGGGCGCTGTCCGATCGGGGCTTCGAGACACCGACGGAGCCCCAGCGCAAAGCGATCGGGCCGATCGCCAACGGCGAGCACACCCTCGTCGTCGCGCCGACGGGGACGGGCAAGACCGAGACCGCGATGCTCCCGGTGTTCGACGCGCTCGCCGGCACATCTCGATTCGGCATCGGCGCGCTCTACGTCACGCCGTTGCGCGCGCTCAACCGGGACATGCAGGATCGCCTGGAGTGGTGGGGCGAGCGGCTGGATCTCGACATCCAGGTGCGTCACGGTGACACGAGCGATTACCAGCGCCGCAAACAGGCGACCGACCCGCCGGACGTCCTCGTGACGACGCCGGAGTCGCTGCAGGCGATGCTCACCGGCGAGCGCATGCGCGAGGCGCTTGCGGACCTGTCTCATGTGGTCGTCGACGAGGTCCACGAACTCGCGGCCTCGAAGCGCGGGGCCCAACTCGCGGTCGGCCTCGAACGCGTCCGCGAAGTCGCGGGCCCCTCTCAGCGGATCGGCCTCTCGGCGACCGTCGGCGATCCCGACGCTGTCGGGGCCTTTCTCACCGGTGATCGGGGCTGTCGCGTGGTCGAGATCGACGTGGGGTCGCGACTCGCCGTCGAGGTGGTCCAGCCCGACCCCACCGATCGCGACGAACGCGTCGCCGCCGCGATCGGGACCGACCCCGAGACCGCGAGTCACGTCCGCGTGATGGCCGACCGCGTTGCGGACAATCGTGGGACGCTCATCTTCGTCAACACGCGCTCGACCGCCGAGGCGCTCGCGGCCCGGTTCGCCCGCCTGGCCGACAGCGACGCCGGGCCCGACATTGGCGTCGGCGTCCACCACGGCTCGCTCGCCCGCGAGGCCCGCCACGATGTCGAAGACACGTTCAAGGCGGGCGATCTCGACGGCCTGATCTGTACGTCCTCGATGGAACTCGGGATCGACGTGGGTCACGTCGATCACGTCGTCCAGTATCGCAGTCCACGCGAGGTCCGCCGCCTGCTCCAGCGCGTGGGGCGCGCGGGCCATCGTCGCGATCAGGAATCGCGCGGAACGGTCGTCACCGATCGACCGGAAGACTCCCTGGAAGCGCTCGCGATCGGGCGACGCGCCCACGCGGGACTGGTCGAACCCGCGAAGATCCACCACGGGAGTCGCGACACGCTCGCCAACCAGGTCGCGGGCCTCGTCATGGACTTCGGTGAGATCGAGGCGGGACGGGCCTACGAGATTCTCACTCGCGCGACGCCGTTCGCTGACGTCGACCCCGAGACGGTGCGAGCGATCGTCCGCCAACTCGCGCGCAATAACGTCGTCTGGCTGGAGGAGGACGCCGACCTCATTTCGAAGCGATCGGGGACCTGGCAGTACTTCTACGAGAACCTCTCGATGATCCCCGACGAGGCGACCTACGACGTGCGCGACCAGACTGCGGGCCGCCAGGTCGGGACGCTCGACGAGGAGTTCGTCCGCCAGTCGGCGACGCCCGGGACGACGTTCGTCCAGCAGGGCAAACTCTGGCGGGTCGCCGAGGTCGACGACGACCGCGAGACGGTGACGGTGACGCCGATCGAAGACCCCGGTGGCGACGTGCCCGCCTGGACGGGCCAGGAGATTCCCGTCCCCGAACCGGTCGCCCGCGAGGTCGGGGAACTCCGCCGGGTCGTCACCGACCAGTATGGAGACGGCGGCACGACCGCGGCCATCGCCGCGGACCTGGCCGATCGGTATCCCGCCAGGCCGACGACGATCGAGCGCGCGATCGCCGATCTGAGCGAACAGTCCGCCCCTGTCCCCTCCGATCGGACGATCACGATCGAGGGGTCCGGTCGGGAAATCTCGATCGTCGCGCACCTGGGCCACCTCGGTGCGGCGGCGCTCGGCCGGATCGTCGCCGCGCTGCTCGGCCAGCAGACCGGGAGTTCGATCGGGATGGACGCCGACCCGTATCGGATCGACCTCGAACTCCCGCCGCGGGCCGACGTGACCGACGTGCGTCGCGTCCTCGAGGAGACCGACCCCGATCACGTCCGCCCCCTCCTGGAGTTGAGCGTCGAGGGTGCGGACGCGCTCGCCTTCCGCCTCCAGTCTGTCGCGCGCACGTTCGGCGCACTCAAAGACTGGCGCACGAGCGGGTCGGCCCGGATCGGTGGCGAGCGCCTCCACGACGCCTTCGAGGACTCGCCGATCTACGAGGAAGCCATTCGCGAATTCTTCCACGAGGAACTCGACGCCGACGCGGCGAGCGACGCGCTTCGTGCGATCCAGTCGGGCGAGCGCGATCTGGCGATCGTCGGCGAGCACACCCCGATCGGGACCGCGGGTCGGGACGGATACAGCGAGTTCCTCCGGCCCGAGGAGGCCGACGCCGACGTGATCGAGACGCTCAAAGACCGCCTCGCAGAGGACGAGATCCGCCTGTTCTGTGTGCACTGCGAGGAGTTCGAACGGCGCAAGCCCATCAAGCGCGTGCGCGACCAGCCCGAGTGTCCCCAGTGTGGCTCGACCCGAATCGCGGCCTGTAACCCCTGGGACGAGGCGACGCCCGCCGCAGTGCGCGCGACCGAGAAAGATTCCGAGCAACAGCGCGCGACTCGACAGGCGTTCCGCCGGGCCGATCTGGTCCAGAGCCACGGGAAACGCGCGGTGATCGCGCTCGCGGGCCGGGGTGTCGGGCCCGAAAACGCCGCCCGCATCATCAACAAGTGGCGCGAGGACGAGACCGAATTCTATCGCGACATTCTCGACCGCGAACGCGAGTACGCCCGGACGAAATCGTTCTGGGACTGA
- the tenA gene encoding thiaminase II, whose amino-acid sequence MSGTDDLLEIGEPIVDAIVDHPMVARLGDGTLDTAPFEYWVRQDYVYLIEYSRVFAHGAARAPDLQRMGRFAGLLDATLNTEMDLHRAYAAEFGISEAELEATEPSPTTQAYTDFLVRTAAARPFGETVAALLPCMWGFNETAERLAADGLPEDERYAEWIETYSGEEFAELTEWCLDLTDEVWAAATESERERYRDRFETSMRYEYRFWDAAWREEEWSV is encoded by the coding sequence ATGTCTGGGACCGATGACCTTCTCGAAATCGGGGAGCCGATCGTCGACGCGATCGTCGACCATCCGATGGTCGCCCGACTGGGGGATGGCACGCTCGACACCGCGCCGTTCGAGTACTGGGTGCGCCAGGACTACGTCTACCTGATCGAGTACTCGCGCGTGTTCGCCCACGGCGCGGCGCGAGCGCCGGACCTCCAGCGCATGGGCCGGTTCGCGGGACTGCTGGACGCGACGCTCAACACCGAGATGGATCTCCACCGGGCCTACGCCGCGGAGTTCGGGATTAGCGAGGCCGAGCTCGAAGCGACCGAGCCGTCGCCGACCACGCAGGCGTACACCGACTTCCTCGTCCGGACGGCCGCGGCGCGGCCCTTTGGCGAGACCGTCGCCGCCCTGTTGCCCTGCATGTGGGGGTTCAACGAGACCGCCGAGCGCCTGGCCGCCGACGGCCTGCCAGAGGACGAACGGTACGCCGAGTGGATCGAGACCTACAGCGGCGAGGAGTTCGCCGAGTTGACCGAGTGGTGTCTCGACTTGACCGACGAGGTCTGGGCCGCGGCGACAGAGAGCGAGCGCGAGCGGTATCGCGACCGCTTCGAGACCTCGATGCGCTACGAGTATCGGTTCTGGGACGCGGCCTGGCGCGAAGAGGAGTGGTCGGTGTGA
- a CDS encoding TenA family protein: MSPADPASVDSATIDPATFDPETQRFSDWCRERVGSDWTAATEHRFTERLHADTLDDAAFRRYLVQDRAFLADLVGTFGHAVGEAPSMAAKGRLTDFLGVLTDDENDFFQRAFDALDVPESERADPPRAPVTRAFADLLARARQTGGYAATLAVLVPAEWVYLDWARAGESRPERWYLDEWVALHDTDAFADFVSWLRAEFDREAAVAAPARQRQCARLFGRTVELEVAFFEAALAPDSEAVAALTGGGQRW, encoded by the coding sequence GTGAGTCCTGCCGATCCCGCATCCGTCGATTCGGCCACGATCGATCCGGCGACGTTCGACCCCGAAACCCAGCGGTTCAGCGACTGGTGTCGCGAGCGGGTCGGGTCGGACTGGACCGCCGCGACCGAGCACCGGTTCACCGAGCGTCTGCACGCGGACACGCTCGACGACGCCGCGTTCCGTCGCTATCTCGTCCAGGATCGCGCCTTCCTCGCCGATCTGGTGGGCACGTTCGGCCACGCGGTCGGCGAGGCCCCATCGATGGCCGCGAAAGGCCGCCTCACCGACTTCCTGGGCGTGTTGACCGACGACGAGAACGACTTCTTCCAGCGGGCGTTCGACGCGCTCGACGTTCCCGAATCCGAGCGCGCCGATCCACCGCGAGCGCCCGTCACGCGAGCGTTCGCGGACCTCCTCGCGCGGGCCCGACAGACCGGTGGGTACGCCGCAACGCTCGCGGTGCTGGTCCCCGCGGAGTGGGTGTATCTCGACTGGGCGCGAGCGGGCGAGTCCCGGCCCGAGCGGTGGTATCTCGACGAGTGGGTCGCGTTGCACGACACCGACGCGTTCGCCGACTTCGTCAGCTGGCTCCGCGCGGAGTTCGACCGCGAGGCGGCAGTCGCCGCGCCCGCTCGCCAGCGCCAGTGCGCCCGCCTGTTCGGCCGGACGGTCGAACTGGAAGTCGCCTTCTTCGAGGCGGCGCTGGCACCCGACAGTGAGGCGGTCGCCGCGCTCACCGGGGGTGGGCAGCGATGGTGA
- a CDS encoding AbrB/MazE/SpoVT family DNA-binding domain-containing protein — protein sequence MSTEDDTDGKTTRVTRKGQVTIPKPLREEFGLEEGDEVRWEKTEEGIRVRRATQSAGRGMLVDDGVSEEQREEMAEAMESEIRDQRRTEWQP from the coding sequence ATGAGTACCGAGGACGACACCGACGGGAAGACGACCCGCGTCACTCGAAAGGGACAGGTCACGATTCCGAAGCCCCTTCGTGAGGAGTTCGGTCTCGAAGAGGGCGACGAGGTCCGGTGGGAGAAGACGGAGGAAGGGATTCGGGTCAGGAGAGCGACCCAGTCGGCGGGCCGTGGGATGCTCGTGGATGACGGGGTCAGCGAGGAGCAGCGCGAGGAGATGGCCGAGGCGATGGAATCCGAGATCCGCGACCAGCGGCGGACGGAGTGGCAGCCGTGA
- a CDS encoding sodium:solute symporter family transporter has translation MVTTTLALGLTLAVLVGFTGVGLWAGRGGVTTAEALISARNSTGPRRTTATLVASVMGVWILLAAPEAGASFGIAAVVGYAIGEALPMAAYAKLGPRIRSVIPEGHSLTEYAHARYGPAMYLFVLLVSGLYMFVFVAAELTGIASALSLVADVPQYQTAILVGGFVLLYTSHGGLRASIVTDSVQAVLVGPLLVATLIGAVLALGGPGAIVTTVQTSQPHLLDPGFWPGLQFGLALAFAILGAELINQTWWQRIYAGRDDATVRSGFQRATVLNGLIVFVAALFGILAVAGADIVTDPTSGAYNADIALFVLLETAFPEWIALAVVLLALVLVMSSTDSLFNALASVVTADLPRVMDAPDDRTLRIGARLLTVIVALAAIYVSLRARSVLRLFFLADLLGAAVAVPLLYGLYSRALTGRGALVASLCGLAVGLIFFPDFAGLVRSIPVLGSVLPAPDQLYLRAFGGAFLTSSVATVVAARVSSATFDHDMLATEIRRLDDTATDGGTDREA, from the coding sequence ATGGTGACGACGACGCTCGCCCTCGGCCTGACGCTGGCCGTGCTGGTCGGCTTCACCGGAGTCGGCCTCTGGGCGGGCCGTGGTGGCGTCACCACTGCGGAGGCACTCATCAGCGCGCGAAACTCGACGGGGCCGCGCCGGACGACCGCGACGCTCGTCGCCTCCGTGATGGGCGTCTGGATCCTCCTGGCCGCGCCGGAGGCGGGCGCGAGCTTCGGGATCGCCGCCGTGGTCGGCTACGCCATCGGAGAGGCGCTCCCGATGGCCGCCTACGCCAAACTCGGGCCGCGGATCCGGTCGGTCATTCCCGAGGGTCACAGCCTCACCGAGTACGCTCACGCCCGCTACGGCCCTGCGATGTACCTGTTCGTCCTGCTGGTGAGCGGACTCTACATGTTCGTGTTCGTCGCGGCCGAACTGACGGGGATCGCGAGCGCGCTCAGCCTCGTCGCCGACGTGCCACAGTATCAGACCGCGATCCTCGTCGGCGGGTTCGTCCTGCTGTATACCAGCCACGGCGGGCTTCGGGCGTCGATCGTCACCGACTCGGTCCAGGCCGTACTCGTCGGACCACTGTTGGTCGCGACGCTGATCGGGGCCGTGCTCGCACTCGGCGGGCCCGGTGCGATCGTCACGACCGTCCAGACGAGCCAGCCCCACCTGCTCGATCCGGGGTTCTGGCCGGGGTTGCAGTTCGGGCTGGCGCTGGCCTTTGCGATCCTCGGGGCGGAACTCATCAATCAGACCTGGTGGCAGCGGATCTACGCCGGCCGGGACGACGCGACCGTCCGGTCGGGGTTCCAGCGCGCGACGGTGCTCAATGGGCTGATCGTCTTCGTCGCCGCGCTCTTTGGCATCCTCGCGGTCGCGGGGGCGGACATCGTTACCGATCCGACGAGCGGGGCGTACAACGCCGACATCGCGCTGTTCGTCCTGCTCGAAACGGCCTTCCCCGAGTGGATCGCGCTCGCGGTCGTCTTGCTCGCGCTCGTTCTCGTCATGAGCTCGACCGATTCGTTGTTCAACGCGCTCGCGAGCGTCGTCACGGCCGACCTGCCACGCGTCATGGACGCGCCCGACGACCGAACGCTCCGAATCGGCGCTCGACTGCTCACTGTGATCGTCGCGCTCGCGGCGATCTACGTGAGTCTTCGCGCTCGCAGCGTCTTGCGACTCTTCTTCCTCGCAGACCTGCTCGGGGCAGCGGTCGCCGTACCACTGCTGTATGGCCTCTACTCCCGAGCGCTCACCGGACGGGGCGCGCTCGTAGCCAGTCTGTGCGGGCTTGCCGTCGGACTAATCTTTTTCCCGGATTTCGCAGGCCTCGTCAGATCGATCCCCGTGTTGGGCTCAGTGCTGCCCGCGCCGGACCAGCTGTACTTGCGGGCGTTCGGTGGGGCCTTCCTGACCTCGTCAGTCGCAACAGTCGTCGCCGCGCGGGTCAGTTCAGCGACGTTCGATCACGACATGCTGGCCACCGAGATTCGACGGCTCGACGACACCGCGACCGACGGCGGCACCGATCGCGAGGCGTAA
- a CDS encoding NRAMP family divalent metal transporter, protein MSTETAESGGLSLGSIRSLLDDMGPSWVAGAIAAGPASMGSLLAAGAGFGYSLLWVVVLSALAGAVSQYLAMRLGLLTERGIVGVVEDSLGEGWAWLLVADAVLAAGVAQLVIMKTVASVSATITGVDARVWGLVWGIVLAAGLAGRGYRFLELFAKVVVSLVVVLFVASLFVVPIDVGAAATGLIPSLPGGSALAAAGIVGGAVHITLITMHSYTMRARNWTERDYDLATADVGLSMIVAFGLYSLAIFLVAASVLSQGDTGTALGAAKALGPIAGENAQWLFLIGLAGAAVSTLGGNTIVPPFLVADKLGWGTDVSDSRYRWLLVAVAGLSIPGAFIPGSIIPQLLLILAVGTVGTPFAIAIVLFLLNSDAVPRPPSMFANAGGIALLGVTGILAANFVREQVAGGIAPLSGAVLAFALLVALATVALGGKFAVEELADT, encoded by the coding sequence ATGAGTACAGAAACAGCGGAGAGCGGCGGTCTGAGTCTCGGATCGATTCGATCGCTGCTCGACGACATGGGCCCATCGTGGGTCGCCGGTGCGATCGCGGCGGGGCCAGCGTCGATGGGGAGCCTGCTCGCCGCCGGGGCGGGATTCGGGTACAGCCTGCTCTGGGTGGTCGTGCTCTCGGCGCTCGCGGGCGCGGTCTCGCAGTATCTCGCGATGCGACTCGGCCTCCTCACCGAACGCGGGATCGTCGGCGTCGTCGAGGACTCGCTGGGCGAGGGGTGGGCGTGGCTGCTGGTTGCCGACGCGGTGCTCGCGGCGGGCGTCGCCCAACTCGTGATCATGAAGACCGTCGCGAGCGTCTCCGCGACGATCACGGGCGTCGACGCCCGTGTCTGGGGGCTGGTCTGGGGGATCGTTCTCGCGGCGGGGCTCGCGGGTCGTGGCTATCGATTCCTCGAACTGTTCGCCAAGGTCGTCGTCTCGCTGGTCGTCGTCCTGTTCGTCGCCTCACTGTTCGTCGTCCCGATCGACGTCGGCGCTGCGGCGACGGGACTGATCCCCTCGCTGCCCGGCGGGAGCGCGCTCGCGGCGGCGGGTATCGTCGGCGGCGCGGTCCACATCACGCTGATCACGATGCACTCGTACACGATGCGAGCCCGGAATTGGACCGAGCGTGACTACGATCTGGCGACCGCCGACGTCGGCCTCTCGATGATCGTCGCGTTCGGGCTGTACAGTCTCGCGATCTTCCTGGTCGCCGCGAGCGTGCTCAGCCAGGGTGACACCGGGACCGCACTCGGCGCGGCGAAAGCACTCGGCCCGATTGCGGGCGAGAACGCCCAGTGGCTGTTCCTCATCGGTCTCGCTGGCGCGGCGGTCTCGACGCTCGGTGGCAACACGATCGTTCCCCCGTTTCTCGTCGCAGACAAACTCGGCTGGGGCACCGACGTGAGCGACTCCAGATATCGCTGGCTACTCGTCGCCGTCGCCGGGCTGTCGATCCCCGGCGCGTTCATCCCCGGATCGATCATTCCACAACTCTTGCTCATCCTCGCGGTCGGGACGGTCGGAACGCCGTTCGCGATCGCCATCGTGCTCTTCTTGCTGAACTCCGACGCCGTCCCGCGACCACCGTCGATGTTCGCGAACGCCGGTGGGATCGCCCTCCTCGGCGTCACCGGAATCCTCGCCGCGAACTTCGTTCGCGAGCAAGTCGCCGGCGGCATCGCCCCACTGTCGGGGGCCGTGCTCGCGTTTGCACTGCTCGTCGCGCTCGCGACGGTCGCCCTCGGCGGGAAGTTCGCCGTCGAGGAACTGGCCGACACCTGA
- a CDS encoding DUF7115 domain-containing protein, with protein sequence MKLPDAMREARGGEPVTRAVALDGDDILATTPTRTLVYHGEGILSDESVEEFSHDVERLVMSEGRRKTTFTLDYVDTERSVTVPASVTSDVLDALLEGICTAAGVLDDEETVAGTFRFSELTLIVGDHQIVKHVGSTVWDQDYERFGYGELTDLAFEQLGGAMEVVLEVDGRPQRIKTPESRAHVVEETIKAAVFDFFEVQSMTDLRAFVSPGDREDDGDDTDDGLGLDSGIDPLGGVSGSSAFDDPLRKSQSEDPTGPETTQNPRDQPVDRGQAESTTNDRPQTAPPDTSDGSDHSTAADAGVEDRQPAGDPGNASADPTETDQSETDRPPANDPPSDPPVGREDVRAMIDRIEDLTEAIEKQNRLLSKQHQALKQLATEVRDGEE encoded by the coding sequence ATGAAGCTGCCGGACGCGATGCGGGAGGCTCGCGGCGGCGAGCCGGTCACCCGCGCCGTCGCCCTCGACGGCGACGACATCCTCGCGACGACACCGACGCGCACGCTCGTCTATCACGGCGAAGGGATCCTCTCGGACGAATCCGTCGAGGAGTTCTCTCACGACGTCGAGCGCCTGGTGATGAGCGAAGGGCGTCGCAAGACGACGTTCACCCTCGATTACGTCGACACCGAGCGCAGCGTGACAGTGCCCGCGAGCGTGACGAGCGACGTCCTCGACGCGCTCCTGGAGGGAATTTGCACCGCGGCGGGCGTCCTCGACGACGAGGAGACCGTCGCGGGCACGTTCCGGTTCAGCGAGCTCACGCTGATCGTCGGGGACCACCAGATCGTCAAACACGTCGGGAGCACCGTCTGGGATCAGGACTACGAGCGCTTCGGGTACGGCGAACTCACCGACCTGGCTTTCGAGCAGTTGGGCGGCGCGATGGAGGTCGTCCTCGAAGTCGACGGCCGCCCCCAGCGCATCAAGACGCCCGAATCGCGCGCCCACGTCGTCGAGGAGACGATCAAGGCCGCCGTCTTCGACTTCTTCGAAGTCCAGTCGATGACCGATCTGCGGGCGTTCGTCTCGCCGGGCGACCGTGAGGACGACGGCGACGACACCGACGACGGCCTCGGCCTCGACAGCGGCATCGATCCGCTCGGTGGCGTGAGTGGCTCCTCGGCGTTCGACGACCCGCTCAGAAAGTCTCAGTCCGAGGACCCGACCGGCCCCGAGACGACCCAGAACCCACGGGACCAGCCAGTCGACCGAGGACAAGCGGAATCAACCACGAACGATCGACCGCAAACAGCACCGCCCGACACCAGCGATGGATCCGATCACTCGACAGCGGCCGACGCGGGAGTCGAGGACCGACAGCCGGCCGGTGACCCCGGCAATGCGAGCGCTGACCCCACCGAAACCGACCAGTCCGAGACTGATCGACCGCCCGCCAACGACCCTCCCTCGGACCCCCCGGTCGGCCGTGAGGACGTCCGAGCGATGATCGACCGTATCGAGGACCTCACGGAGGCCATCGAGAAGCAGAACCGTCTGCTCTCCAAACAGCACCAGGCGCTGAAACAACTCGCCACGGAAGTCCGCGACGGCGAGGAGTAG